Proteins from one Malaya genurostris strain Urasoe2022 chromosome 2, Malgen_1.1, whole genome shotgun sequence genomic window:
- the LOC131428990 gene encoding merozoite surface protein 9-like, which produces MAEKVDELCMVFTKAGIERECQKRGLPLDASKKEMTKRIVHHDTEIVLNEGRSRINDEARNGKQHSDVGNGEQHDDDNDTHDDGNGDGSDTNTNDDGNIDDEDDGNDDNDAHENDGSGSDASSRTLAVSTRKRLKNYMHSKKISHTRSETWKKALKLSVLKMDRI; this is translated from the coding sequence ATGGCGGAAAAAGTAGACGAGCTGTGCATGGTATTTACGAAGGCCGGAATCGAGCGAGAATGCCAGAAACGCGGCTTACCGTTAGATGCAAGCAAGAAAGAGATGACTAAAAGAATCGTTCACCACGACACGGAGATAGTATTAAACGAAGGTCGTTCGCGTATCAACGACGAGGCACGGAATGGTAAACAACATAGCGACGTTGGTAATGGAGAGCAACACGATGATGATAACGACACACACGACGATGGTAACGGTGACGGAAGCGATACCAATACCAACGATGATGGTAATATTGACgacgaagatgatggaaacgatGACAACGACGCACACGAAAACGATGGAAGTGGTAGTGATGCCTCAAGTAGAACTTTGGCAGTGTCCACcaggaaaagactgaaaaattaTATGCACTCAAAGAAAATCAGCCATACTCGTTCAGAGACGTGGAAGAAAGCATTGAAACTCTCGGTGCTGAAGATGGACAGGATATAA